Proteins encoded in a region of the Terriglobia bacterium genome:
- a CDS encoding electron transfer flavoprotein subunit alpha/FixB family protein: MKNGIFVIAEQLRGELTDTTFEMLGLGREIAATLEIPLHAVLLGKGSASLSSKLGTADSVIVLDGAFLEMPTPDVVAAAISNLMSKKPAALVLIPGTNIFIGVGPVLSARTEIPFVNFCKDLQIKDQAVILTCQLFGGKIFADIRLPENRGIVSIYPGSFTPEAGRSDRVPPVEIIEVGREETKVTFKRFIEPDAGDVDITQQDVLVAVGRGIQSQDNLQLAEELAAALGGAVCASRPVIDQGWLPLSRQVGKSGMIVKPKLYLALGISGAPEHTEGMKGAQLIISINTDPKAPIFNVSHYGVCQDVLELLPLLTEELKTQKVRG; encoded by the coding sequence ATGAAAAATGGAATATTTGTCATCGCCGAGCAATTGAGAGGTGAACTCACCGACACCACGTTCGAAATGTTGGGGCTTGGCAGAGAAATCGCCGCGACTCTGGAGATCCCGCTTCATGCAGTCTTGCTGGGAAAGGGCTCCGCTTCCCTCTCTTCGAAGTTGGGCACGGCCGACTCTGTGATTGTTCTCGACGGCGCCTTCCTCGAAATGCCGACCCCGGATGTGGTTGCCGCTGCGATATCGAACCTGATGAGTAAAAAGCCGGCGGCGCTTGTGCTTATCCCCGGGACCAATATTTTCATTGGAGTCGGACCTGTTCTTTCCGCCCGGACGGAAATCCCTTTTGTCAATTTCTGCAAAGATTTGCAGATCAAAGATCAAGCCGTCATTCTGACCTGTCAACTCTTCGGGGGAAAGATCTTCGCGGACATCCGCCTGCCGGAGAACCGCGGCATCGTCAGCATTTATCCGGGCTCTTTCACGCCCGAGGCCGGCAGGAGTGACCGCGTCCCTCCGGTAGAGATCATCGAGGTCGGAAGAGAGGAGACGAAGGTCACCTTTAAGCGATTTATCGAGCCGGATGCCGGGGATGTGGACATCACACAGCAGGACGTTCTGGTGGCGGTGGGACGCGGCATTCAAAGCCAGGACAACCTCCAGTTGGCTGAGGAACTGGCAGCGGCCCTGGGAGGGGCCGTGTGCGCCTCTCGGCCGGTGATTGACCAGGGATGGTTACCGCTGAGCCGGCAGGTCGGCAAGTCGGGAATGATCGTGAAACCCAAGCTCTATCTTGCACTGGGAATCAGCGGGGCTCCGGAGCACACCGAGGGGATGAAGGGCGCCCAGCTCATCATCTCGATTAATACGGATCCCAAAGCGCCTATCTTTAACGTTTCCCATTACGGGGTCTGCCAGGATGTTCTCGAACTCCTGCCGCTGCTGACGGAGGAACTGAAAACTCAAAAAGTAAGGGGGTGA
- a CDS encoding electron transfer flavoprotein subunit beta/FixA family protein — MNIITCLKMVPDVVEELEVGSDGKSLDTGWLRLKLSEPDEHALEQSLLLKERHGGKVTAVAFEAPELEEALFTALAKGADRAIKIIGDFSGLSGPVAAQILSTFLRSDPQLLTSDTLILTGSQAIDDLEGELSPCLAEGLGFPYIGVVTGIELEPEGKKALVMKEFAGGLRGEFEVPIPAVLGIQAAEKPPRYVPVAKVRSVMKTMKIEPREVPCPDSLGRLPVEQLYKPEVAGMAEMIEGSPNEIAERLVEILSKRALA; from the coding sequence ATGAACATTATTACCTGTCTGAAGATGGTTCCTGATGTTGTGGAGGAATTGGAAGTAGGGTCAGACGGAAAGTCTCTGGACACCGGATGGCTGCGGCTGAAACTGAGCGAGCCCGATGAGCACGCGTTGGAACAGAGTCTGCTCTTGAAGGAAAGACACGGGGGCAAAGTCACCGCGGTGGCCTTCGAAGCCCCCGAGCTGGAGGAAGCGCTGTTCACGGCCCTGGCTAAAGGGGCTGATCGCGCCATCAAAATCATCGGCGATTTTTCAGGTCTCAGCGGCCCCGTCGCGGCTCAGATTCTTTCCACCTTCCTGCGGAGCGATCCGCAACTGCTGACCTCCGACACCTTGATTTTGACCGGCTCCCAGGCGATTGATGATCTCGAAGGTGAACTCAGCCCGTGCCTGGCTGAAGGACTGGGCTTCCCCTATATCGGAGTGGTCACGGGGATCGAACTCGAGCCTGAGGGAAAGAAAGCTCTCGTCATGAAGGAATTTGCAGGCGGGTTGCGGGGTGAATTCGAAGTGCCTATTCCCGCTGTGCTGGGGATTCAGGCGGCGGAAAAACCTCCCCGCTACGTTCCTGTTGCTAAAGTCCGCTCTGTCATGAAAACCATGAAGATCGAACCTCGAGAAGTCCCCTGCCCCGACTCCCTTGGCCGATTGCCGGTGGAACAGCTCTACAAGCCCGAGGTGGCAGGCATGGCGGAGATGATCGAAGGCTCACCCAATGAAATCGCCGAGAGACTCGTTGAAATTTTGTCCAAGCGAGCGCTCGCTTAG
- a CDS encoding hydrogenase maturation protease, with protein sequence MSATQSSNLVVALGNELLGDDAIGLLAARELRKGAYGDLEIVESAGSGVDLLEFLENRAHVLFLDAAFTGRYAPGTILEFTGQDFEKAVAPSPHYSGLADAVRVARCLGIPIASEIRVLALEVENPYRLGEGLTLAATEALPLFVERAKQVLESWTQEEYSLIKKNGR encoded by the coding sequence ATGAGCGCGACACAGTCTTCGAACCTTGTGGTCGCCCTCGGCAATGAACTCCTGGGCGACGATGCCATCGGTCTCCTTGCCGCGCGAGAGCTTCGGAAAGGAGCCTACGGTGATTTGGAGATCGTTGAATCGGCCGGGTCCGGAGTGGACTTGCTGGAGTTCCTGGAGAATCGAGCCCATGTTCTATTTCTGGATGCCGCATTCACCGGCCGTTATGCCCCGGGTACGATCCTGGAGTTTACCGGCCAAGACTTCGAGAAGGCTGTGGCACCGTCTCCTCACTACTCCGGCTTGGCTGATGCGGTCAGGGTCGCCCGATGCCTGGGCATCCCCATTGCTTCAGAGATTCGAGTGCTGGCCCTTGAAGTCGAAAATCCTTACCGCCTGGGAGAGGGACTGACCCTGGCCGCAACCGAGGCCCTCCCCCTCTTTGTTGAGCGGGCGAAACAGGTTCTGGAGAGTTGGACGCAGGAGGAGTACAGCCTGATAAAAAAGAACGGGAGGTAA
- a CDS encoding Ni/Fe hydrogenase subunit alpha, translated as MDEPIQKVWNLAQTQANATYAEDRRRITIDPVTRLEGHGKIDIFLDDRGEVDRAYFQVPELRGFEVFCKGRPAEDMPQITSRICGVCPTAHHMAATKALDDLYKVEPPPAARKIRELIYNTFMLEDHALHVYILGGPDFIVGPDAPKELRNVVGVIQKVGVEVGKKVISMRRRLRELITYVGGKVIHPVFGLPGGVAKGIAAEELPKFKELAGDGLEFALFTLQVFKDLILKNEGYVKLITSDTFTHKTYYMGMVDAENRVNFYDGKIRVVDPTGKEFVKFPPGEYLDQIAEHVEPWSYVKFSYLKRKGWNGFVDGPESGVYCVAPLARLNASEGMATPQAQKAREELFAVLGDKPVHHTLANHWARVVEMVYAAERMIELIHDPDITSRDLRVIPKSTPAVGIGVVEAPRGTLVHHYETDENGIIRNVNLIVATQNNAARMAMSVEKSAKGLIHAGQVSEGLLNQIEMAFRAYDPCHGCATHSFPGQMPLIARIRDRDGRVLKEVAR; from the coding sequence ATGGACGAGCCCATCCAGAAGGTTTGGAACCTAGCACAAACCCAGGCGAACGCCACCTATGCGGAAGACAGACGGCGGATCACGATCGACCCCGTCACTCGTCTGGAAGGCCACGGCAAGATCGACATTTTTTTGGACGACCGCGGCGAGGTTGACCGCGCTTATTTCCAGGTTCCGGAATTGAGAGGATTTGAAGTTTTCTGCAAGGGACGTCCCGCCGAAGACATGCCCCAGATTACCAGCCGCATTTGCGGAGTCTGTCCTACAGCCCACCACATGGCGGCGACCAAGGCACTCGATGATCTGTACAAGGTCGAACCGCCGCCGGCCGCCAGGAAAATCCGCGAACTCATCTACAACACCTTCATGCTCGAAGATCACGCCCTTCATGTGTACATCCTCGGCGGCCCGGATTTCATCGTCGGTCCCGATGCCCCCAAAGAGCTCAGGAATGTGGTCGGGGTGATTCAGAAGGTCGGGGTCGAGGTAGGAAAGAAAGTCATCTCGATGCGTCGTCGCCTCCGCGAGCTGATCACCTACGTGGGCGGAAAAGTGATTCATCCGGTTTTTGGATTGCCGGGCGGAGTCGCGAAAGGCATCGCGGCAGAAGAACTTCCCAAGTTCAAAGAGCTGGCCGGGGACGGATTGGAGTTCGCTCTCTTCACTCTGCAGGTCTTCAAAGACCTCATCCTCAAGAATGAAGGCTATGTCAAGCTGATCACCTCGGACACCTTTACCCACAAGACCTATTACATGGGAATGGTGGATGCGGAGAACCGCGTTAATTTCTATGACGGGAAGATTCGGGTTGTCGATCCCACCGGCAAGGAGTTTGTGAAGTTTCCGCCCGGGGAATATCTGGACCAGATCGCCGAGCATGTGGAACCTTGGAGCTACGTGAAGTTCTCCTATCTCAAGCGCAAAGGATGGAATGGCTTTGTCGATGGTCCGGAGAGCGGCGTCTATTGTGTGGCGCCTCTGGCGCGCTTGAACGCTTCCGAAGGCATGGCAACGCCCCAGGCCCAGAAGGCACGCGAAGAGCTATTTGCCGTGCTGGGAGACAAGCCGGTCCACCACACCCTGGCCAACCACTGGGCGCGGGTTGTGGAGATGGTCTATGCCGCGGAGCGGATGATCGAACTCATCCATGATCCTGATATCACCAGCAGGGATCTTCGGGTCATTCCGAAATCGACGCCGGCGGTGGGGATCGGAGTGGTGGAAGCACCCCGCGGGACCCTCGTGCACCATTACGAGACCGATGAGAACGGCATCATTCGGAACGTCAACCTCATCGTCGCCACTCAAAACAACGCGGCTCGCATGGCGATGAGTGTCGAAAAAAGCGCCAAAGGTTTGATTCATGCGGGACAGGTTTCCGAAGGCTTGCTGAACCAGATAGAAATGGCGTTCCGAGCCTATGATCCGTGTCATGGTTGTGCAACCCATTCCTTTCCCGGTCAAATGCCCTTGATCGCACGAATCCGCGACCGCGATGGCCGCGTTTTGAAGGAGGTAGCAAGATGA